The window CATTGCAACGGTATTACAATATCTGGCGCCGTCTATGATTATTATTTACCTGCTGGTTCGCTATGGTAAACGACCATCCAAGGGGGAAATGGTTTCTGTTATACTGGCCTTAGTGGGGACCATTTGTTTAATGGGGAATGGTGATGGTCTTTCTATTGAAAGCTTCCCAATGGCGGTTCTCGTATGGGGGCTTTTATCTGCTGTGGGTGTAGCCGTATATAGTATTTCTCCTGTTGATTTACTCTACAAATATGGCACATTGCCTATTGTAGGGTTTGGGATGCTTATTAGTGGTATTGTAGCCGCTATATTATTCCATCAACCGAATTCATATGCAGTGTGGGACGCATGGACTGTTATTGGTTGTTTCAATGTCATATTCCTCGGGACGATAGTATCTTTCAATGCCTATTTAGAAGGGGTTAAACGAATTGGGGCCGTACCAGGATCTATTTTGTCATCTATTGAACCTATTTCGGCGGCTTTCTTTGGGTGGGCTTTTTTAGGAAATGAATTTAGTCTACTAGGGC of the Veillonella parvula genome contains:
- a CDS encoding DMT family transporter; amino-acid sequence: MKQYEVIGVIITLLGAVLWGVSGASVQFLSNFRDMNLEWLVTMRLITAGLLTVIYAWFRFGNSIFNVFHSIKDTLGLIVFGVFGMALCQYTYFRSIALAGAGIATVLQYLAPSMIIIYLLVRYGKRPSKGEMVSVILALVGTICLMGNGDGLSIESFPMAVLVWGLLSAVGVAVYSISPVDLLYKYGTLPIVGFGMLISGIVAAILFHQPNSYAVWDAWTVIGCFNVIFLGTIVSFNAYLEGVKRIGAVPGSILSSIEPISAAFFGWAFLGNEFSLLGLIGMAMIIATVVIIAWDRQRTIKREVLAKLNKTILE